One window of the Diospyros lotus cultivar Yz01 chromosome 12, ASM1463336v1, whole genome shotgun sequence genome contains the following:
- the LOC127786918 gene encoding RPM1 interacting protein 13 isoform X1, with protein MDLRPVVHEISSDEEDWSKIRRGGDDDLDWISKLFEKPREADDSDDVVLLREVVLNPKPRSKPSSFDQKPPAKDSDDECVVLDGDPDKPVVVQNSSADDSDELLIVGEKGQIACRDYPHSRHLCAKFPFASTLHERHCPQCHCYVCDSLAPCLHWGNGTSNTDHCHATDKDEFWKLQRENLRQGIKPIQSAPKFPDISASVGPFQTIQVPPAGQLPPNSLVQLQDSGPTAIRACSASANFGIRNITNQGRGQQSACNLSRSKSQSHMVPQHLLSPRNTIIRRDRRHPVGNFGRPFVNAHSNFQRAGPANIAVQANRSEYGSANYPLAHYSGNSSPVEAPNNKNPTRYQGLCSRVVTSNSSPYQVPAHQNTASNFVNSHGFQNSFPSQPQVSSQPNTGSNFVNSVPSLQACSPPNMCSGSQNSWPSQVQVSSQPTLSCSFVDSVPSLQASLQPIPSIDFETVHCQPQEFSQPSMDSSFVHPVPSQPQVFSQPSMGNDSAHLVPSQLQVFSQPNMSSYPIHLTPPQPQGCSLPAPSLNDCHDGSQQGNGAQNPLNPSSLDFPTSWFPYAGQSNPQILGQSTELTYHPPLAPQFDTQTAATANPGSPASQLDNWLQGIPSFIDPSDPPPLDSGFFDFENS; from the exons ATGGATTTGAGGCCCGTGGTGCACGAGATAAGCTCGGATGAAGAGGATTGGAGCAAGATCAGACGCGGCGGCGACGACGACTTGGATTGGATATCGAAGCTTTTCGAGAAGCCCAGAGAAGCTGATGACTCCGATGACGTGGTGCTGCTGCGCGAGGTTGTCCTAAATCCCAAACCGAGGTCGAAGCCGTCGAGTTTTGATCAGAAGCCGCCGGCGAAAGATTCGGATGATGAGTGTGTCGTCTTGGATGGTGATCCAGACAAGCCGGTCGTGGTGCAGAACAGTTCAGCCGATGACTCGGATGAGTTGCTCATTGTTGGCGAAAAGGGTCAG ATTGCTTGCAGGGATTACCCTCATTCACGCCATCTTTGTGCAAAGTTTCCATTTGCTTCTACTTTACATGAGAGGCACTGCCCCCAG TGCCACTGTTATGTTTGTGACTCACTAGCTCCATGTCTCCACTGGGGCAATGGCACATCCAACACCGACCACTGTCATGCCACAGACAAAGATGAGTTCTGGAAACTTCAAAGGGAAAATCTCAGGCAGGGGATTAAACCCATACAATCGGCCCCTAAATTTCCTGATATTTCTGCCTCAGTGGGACCATTTCAAACAATCCAAGTCCCACCAGCTGGACAGCTGCCACCTAACTCTCTGGTCCAGCTTCAGGATTCTGGGCCAACTGCAATCCGTGCTTGCTCTGCTTCTGCAAATTTTGGGATCAGAAACATCACCAATCAAGGTAGAGGCCAACAATCTGCATGCAACTTGTCCAGAAGCAAGTCCCAGTCACATATGGTCCCTCAGCATTTGTTGAGTCCTCGTAATACCATCATTCGAAGGGACAGACGGCATCCTGTTGGTAACTTTGGACGTCCATTTGTCAATGCccattcaaattttcaaagggCAGGGCCAGCTAATATTGCAGTGCAAGCTAATCGTTCTGAATATGGCTCAGCTAACTATCCCTTGGCTCATTACTCCGGAAACTCTTCTCCTGTGGAAGctccaaataataaaaatccTACCAGGTATCAGGGCTTGTGCAGCAGGGTTGTGACATCAAATTCAAGTCCATATCAGGTACCTGCTCACCAAAACACTGCCAGCAACTTTGTCAATTCACATGGCTTTCAGAATTCTTTCCCTTCTCAACCCCAAGTATCCTCCCAGCCAAACACTGGCAGCAACTTTGTTAATTCAGTCCCTTCTCTTCAAGCCTGTTCCCCGCCAAATATGTGCAGTGGATCTCAAAATTCATGGCCTTCTCAAGTGCAGGTGTCTTCCCAGCCCACTTTAAGCTGCAGCTTTGTCGATTCAGTCCCTTCTCTGCAAGCCTCCTTGCAGCCAATCCCGAGTATTGATTTTGAAACAGTGCATTGTCAACCACAAGAATTCTCCCAGCCTAGCATGGACAGCAGCTTCGTACACCCGGTACCTTCTCAGCCCCAAGTATTCTCTCAACCAAGCATGGGTAATGACTCTGCACATCTGGTGCCTTCTCAGCTACAAGTATTCTCTCAGCCAAACATGAGCAGTTACCCTATACATCTGACACCTCCTCAGCCCCAAGGATGCAGCCTCCCTGCTCCATCATTGAATGATTGCCACGATGGCTCCCAGCAAGGAAACGGCGCTCAAAATCCTCTGAATCCAAGTTCTCTAGATTTTCCTACAAGTTGGTTTCCCTATGCCGGCCAGAGCAACCCCCAAATTTTGGGGCAGAGTACAGAGTTGACTTATCATCCTCCACTGGCCCCACAGTTTGATACCCAGACTGCTGCAACTGCAAATCCAGGCTCACCGGCCTCCCAACTCGACAATTGGCTGCAGGGAATACCTTCTTTTATAGACCCTTCAGATCCTCCCCCTCTAGATTCAGGCTTCTTTGACTTTGAAAACTCGTGA
- the LOC127786918 gene encoding RPM1 interacting protein 13 isoform X2 translates to MDLRPVVHEISSDEEDWSKIRRGGDDDLDWISKLFEKPREADDSDDVVLLREVVLNPKPRSKPSSFDQKPPAKDSDDECVVLDGDPDKPVVVQNSSADDSDELLIVGEKGQIACRDYPHSRHLCAKFPFASTLHERHCPQCHCYVCDSLAPCLHWGNGTSNTDHCHATDKDEFWKLQRENLRQGIKPIQSAPKFPDISASVGPFQTIQVPPAGQLPPNSLVQLQDSGPTAIRACSASANFGIRNITNQGRGQQSACNLSRSKSQSHMVPQHLLSPRNTIIRRDRRHPVGNFGRPFVNAHSNFQRAGPANIAVQANRSEYGSANYPLAHYSGNSSPVEAPNNKNPTRYQGLCSRVVTSNSSPYQVSSQPTLSCSFVDSVPSLQASLQPIPSIDFETVHCQPQEFSQPSMDSSFVHPVPSQPQVFSQPSMGNDSAHLVPSQLQVFSQPNMSSYPIHLTPPQPQGCSLPAPSLNDCHDGSQQGNGAQNPLNPSSLDFPTSWFPYAGQSNPQILGQSTELTYHPPLAPQFDTQTAATANPGSPASQLDNWLQGIPSFIDPSDPPPLDSGFFDFENS, encoded by the exons ATGGATTTGAGGCCCGTGGTGCACGAGATAAGCTCGGATGAAGAGGATTGGAGCAAGATCAGACGCGGCGGCGACGACGACTTGGATTGGATATCGAAGCTTTTCGAGAAGCCCAGAGAAGCTGATGACTCCGATGACGTGGTGCTGCTGCGCGAGGTTGTCCTAAATCCCAAACCGAGGTCGAAGCCGTCGAGTTTTGATCAGAAGCCGCCGGCGAAAGATTCGGATGATGAGTGTGTCGTCTTGGATGGTGATCCAGACAAGCCGGTCGTGGTGCAGAACAGTTCAGCCGATGACTCGGATGAGTTGCTCATTGTTGGCGAAAAGGGTCAG ATTGCTTGCAGGGATTACCCTCATTCACGCCATCTTTGTGCAAAGTTTCCATTTGCTTCTACTTTACATGAGAGGCACTGCCCCCAG TGCCACTGTTATGTTTGTGACTCACTAGCTCCATGTCTCCACTGGGGCAATGGCACATCCAACACCGACCACTGTCATGCCACAGACAAAGATGAGTTCTGGAAACTTCAAAGGGAAAATCTCAGGCAGGGGATTAAACCCATACAATCGGCCCCTAAATTTCCTGATATTTCTGCCTCAGTGGGACCATTTCAAACAATCCAAGTCCCACCAGCTGGACAGCTGCCACCTAACTCTCTGGTCCAGCTTCAGGATTCTGGGCCAACTGCAATCCGTGCTTGCTCTGCTTCTGCAAATTTTGGGATCAGAAACATCACCAATCAAGGTAGAGGCCAACAATCTGCATGCAACTTGTCCAGAAGCAAGTCCCAGTCACATATGGTCCCTCAGCATTTGTTGAGTCCTCGTAATACCATCATTCGAAGGGACAGACGGCATCCTGTTGGTAACTTTGGACGTCCATTTGTCAATGCccattcaaattttcaaagggCAGGGCCAGCTAATATTGCAGTGCAAGCTAATCGTTCTGAATATGGCTCAGCTAACTATCCCTTGGCTCATTACTCCGGAAACTCTTCTCCTGTGGAAGctccaaataataaaaatccTACCAGGTATCAGGGCTTGTGCAGCAGGGTTGTGACATCAAATTCAAGTCCATATCAG GTGTCTTCCCAGCCCACTTTAAGCTGCAGCTTTGTCGATTCAGTCCCTTCTCTGCAAGCCTCCTTGCAGCCAATCCCGAGTATTGATTTTGAAACAGTGCATTGTCAACCACAAGAATTCTCCCAGCCTAGCATGGACAGCAGCTTCGTACACCCGGTACCTTCTCAGCCCCAAGTATTCTCTCAACCAAGCATGGGTAATGACTCTGCACATCTGGTGCCTTCTCAGCTACAAGTATTCTCTCAGCCAAACATGAGCAGTTACCCTATACATCTGACACCTCCTCAGCCCCAAGGATGCAGCCTCCCTGCTCCATCATTGAATGATTGCCACGATGGCTCCCAGCAAGGAAACGGCGCTCAAAATCCTCTGAATCCAAGTTCTCTAGATTTTCCTACAAGTTGGTTTCCCTATGCCGGCCAGAGCAACCCCCAAATTTTGGGGCAGAGTACAGAGTTGACTTATCATCCTCCACTGGCCCCACAGTTTGATACCCAGACTGCTGCAACTGCAAATCCAGGCTCACCGGCCTCCCAACTCGACAATTGGCTGCAGGGAATACCTTCTTTTATAGACCCTTCAGATCCTCCCCCTCTAGATTCAGGCTTCTTTGACTTTGAAAACTCGTGA